In bacterium, a single genomic region encodes these proteins:
- the rpiB gene encoding ribose 5-phosphate isomerase B, translated as MRLVLGSDHAGYLLKQQLAERLAAAGHAVEDLGAYGTESCDYPDPARAVADVIAAGGADLGLLVCGSGIGVSIVANRVPGVRAARCTSEYDAEMARRHNDANVLCLGARVTGVGLAEAILDRFLSVSFEGGRHARRVAKIDQA; from the coding sequence ATGCGCCTCGTCCTCGGATCGGACCACGCGGGTTACCTGCTCAAGCAGCAGCTCGCCGAGCGGCTCGCCGCCGCCGGCCACGCCGTCGAGGACCTCGGCGCCTACGGCACCGAGAGCTGCGACTACCCCGACCCCGCGCGGGCGGTGGCCGACGTGATCGCCGCCGGCGGGGCGGACCTCGGCCTGCTCGTCTGCGGCTCGGGGATCGGCGTCTCGATCGTCGCCAACCGCGTCCCCGGCGTCCGCGCCGCCCGCTGCACCAGCGAGTACGACGCGGAGATGGCCCGGCGCCACAACGACGCCAACGTTCTCTGCCTCGGCGCCCGCGTGACGGGCGTCGGGCTGGCCGAGGCGATCCTCGACCGTTTCCTCTCCGTGTCCTTCGAAGGCGGGCGCCACGCCCGCCGAGTGGCTAAGATCGACCAGGCTTAG
- a CDS encoding ammonium transporter produces the protein MQGFDTGNTAFMILAASLVMLMTPGLAFFYGGLVGRKNVLSIMIQSFVSMGVTTVLWFVCGYSLCFSGDVGGVIGDLHNAFFMNMSPTMAYSGSTTIPLFVFCTYQMMFAIITPALITGAFTNRIRFAAYNVFLVLWLLFVYFPFVHMVWGGGLLYKFGVRDFAGGIVVHAIAGFAALASVIFVGKRSAEDKGPHSIPLVALGTGLLWFGWYGFNAGSQLKVDGITGLAFINTDTAASFAAVMWLIMAWIFEKKPKFLGLLTGAVAGLATVTPCAGYVSTPAAALIGTVSGVVCYGAIWFKNNREWDDALDVWGVHGMGGVLGTILLGVFGSKALNPDLGMDGLLNGGGLALLGVQTAAVVGASIYAFGFTYGMLWVIERFMPVRVTPKEQEVGLDSSLLGEQAYI, from the coding sequence ATGCAGGGGTTCGACACTGGCAACACGGCGTTCATGATCCTGGCGGCCAGCTTGGTCATGCTGATGACGCCCGGCCTGGCCTTCTTCTACGGCGGACTGGTCGGCCGCAAGAACGTGCTGTCGATCATGATCCAGAGCTTCGTCTCGATGGGCGTGACGACGGTCCTCTGGTTCGTCTGCGGCTACTCGCTCTGCTTCTCCGGCGACGTCGGCGGCGTGATCGGAGACCTGCACAACGCGTTCTTCATGAACATGTCGCCGACGATGGCCTACTCCGGCTCGACGACGATCCCGCTGTTCGTCTTCTGCACCTACCAGATGATGTTCGCGATCATCACGCCGGCGCTGATCACCGGCGCCTTCACCAACCGGATCCGCTTCGCCGCCTACAACGTCTTCCTCGTCCTCTGGCTGCTCTTCGTCTACTTCCCGTTCGTCCACATGGTCTGGGGCGGCGGCCTGCTCTACAAGTTCGGCGTGCGCGACTTCGCCGGCGGCATCGTCGTCCACGCCATCGCCGGCTTCGCCGCGCTGGCCTCGGTGATCTTCGTCGGCAAGCGCTCGGCGGAGGACAAGGGCCCGCACAGCATTCCGCTCGTCGCCCTCGGCACGGGGCTGCTCTGGTTCGGCTGGTACGGCTTCAACGCCGGCAGCCAGCTCAAGGTGGACGGCATCACCGGCCTCGCCTTCATCAACACCGACACCGCCGCGTCGTTCGCCGCCGTGATGTGGCTGATCATGGCCTGGATCTTCGAGAAGAAGCCGAAGTTCCTCGGCCTGCTGACCGGCGCGGTCGCCGGCCTCGCCACCGTCACCCCCTGCGCGGGGTACGTCTCGACCCCCGCGGCCGCGCTGATCGGCACCGTCTCGGGCGTCGTCTGCTACGGCGCGATCTGGTTCAAGAACAACCGCGAGTGGGACGACGCGCTCGACGTCTGGGGCGTCCACGGGATGGGCGGCGTCCTCGGCACGATCCTGCTCGGCGTCTTCGGCTCGAAGGCGCTCAACCCCGACCTCGGCATGGACGGCCTGCTCAACGGCGGCGGCCTCGCCCTCCTCGGCGTCCAGACCGCGGCGGTCGTCGGCGCGTCGATCTACGCCTTCGGCTTCACCTACGGCATGCTCTGGGTGATCGAGCGCTTCATGCCGGTCCGCGTGACCCCCAAGGAGCAGGAAGTCGGTCTCGACAGCTCCCTGCTCGGCGAACAGGCCTACATCTGA
- a CDS encoding DMT family transporter produces the protein MPIFLAILAGLCWGIGELCSKYVLSSGQIGPITAITLRSTIALPIMWIVYIVTVYVRQDKTEGALGNLQGPQWLAMILGSGLLAGALAMIFFYMGMKSAPISVIKPIAFTLAPAVAVVLGWLILHEEMTLRKGCAVGLIVLGVLLLTGGAHKAPAQNANPAPAAPAAPTQSEATRS, from the coding sequence ATGCCGATCTTCTTGGCGATCTTGGCCGGGCTCTGCTGGGGCATCGGCGAACTCTGCTCGAAGTACGTCCTCAGCTCGGGCCAGATCGGCCCGATCACCGCGATCACGCTCCGCTCGACGATCGCCCTGCCGATCATGTGGATCGTCTACATCGTCACGGTCTACGTCCGCCAGGACAAGACCGAAGGGGCGCTCGGCAACCTTCAGGGTCCGCAGTGGCTGGCGATGATCCTCGGCTCCGGCCTCCTCGCCGGCGCCCTGGCGATGATCTTCTTCTACATGGGCATGAAGAGCGCGCCGATCTCCGTGATCAAGCCGATCGCCTTCACGCTCGCCCCGGCGGTCGCCGTCGTTCTCGGCTGGCTGATCCTCCACGAGGAGATGACGCTGCGGAAGGGCTGCGCCGTCGGCCTGATCGTCCTCGGCGTGCTCCTGCTGACCGGCGGCGCCCACAAGGCCCCGGCCCAGAACGCGAATCCCGCGCCGGCCGCCCCGGCGGCCCCGACGCAGAGCGAGGCGACGCGAAGCTGA
- a CDS encoding HD domain-containing protein: MTTGSLDAPPRRSPLARDPARAARRHPTEDRGRSFGWRGPFERDRDRILHARAFRRLGEKSQLLPLDGARLVRTRLTHTLEVAGFARGLARHLGLDEDLAEVIALAHDLGQPPFGPAGGRALQRFLARRGGEAAGTFDPRAQALVVVDRLEIRYDHPGLNLTDDAREGLLKLERDDAAPPPGIDPAGLRAGEGSPLEGQAVRAAVAAVTPIHDLEDALGEEILDLREALRLPAVAALAARLEKAGAWPRGRFRRIAALHRALVHAAAGDILVASRRRLARAEEAGRVEPGKAVVGPGGKGAELTAALRELIAARVVGRPAVRRADARAERLVEGLAERYHRDPRLLDDAVLFRAREALARPFLRDVPRNEQDAEIAGRYHGRPEFARLIADHIAGMTDRYAREAWDALVPAGSDD; this comes from the coding sequence GTGACCACCGGTTCCCTCGACGCGCCCCCGCGGCGCTCCCCGCTCGCCCGCGATCCCGCCCGCGCCGCCCGCCGCCACCCCACCGAGGACCGCGGCCGGAGCTTCGGCTGGCGCGGTCCGTTCGAGCGCGACCGCGACCGGATCCTCCACGCCCGCGCCTTCCGCCGCCTCGGCGAGAAGAGCCAGCTCCTCCCGCTCGACGGCGCGCGGCTGGTCCGGACCCGCCTCACGCACACGCTGGAGGTCGCCGGCTTCGCCCGCGGCCTCGCCCGCCACCTCGGCCTCGACGAGGACCTGGCGGAGGTGATCGCGCTGGCCCACGACCTCGGCCAGCCTCCCTTCGGCCCGGCCGGCGGGCGCGCGCTGCAGCGGTTCCTCGCGCGGCGGGGCGGCGAGGCGGCGGGGACGTTCGACCCGCGCGCGCAGGCGCTCGTCGTCGTGGACCGGCTCGAGATCCGCTACGACCATCCGGGGCTCAACCTGACCGACGACGCGCGCGAGGGGCTGCTCAAGCTCGAGCGGGACGACGCCGCGCCGCCGCCGGGGATCGACCCCGCGGGGCTGCGCGCCGGCGAAGGCTCGCCGCTGGAGGGGCAGGCGGTGCGGGCGGCGGTCGCCGCCGTCACGCCGATCCACGACCTCGAGGACGCGCTGGGGGAGGAGATCCTCGACCTGCGCGAGGCGCTGCGCTTGCCGGCCGTCGCGGCCCTCGCGGCCCGTCTGGAGAAGGCCGGCGCGTGGCCGCGCGGCCGCTTCCGCCGGATCGCGGCGCTCCACCGCGCGCTCGTCCACGCCGCGGCCGGGGACATCCTGGTCGCCTCGCGGCGCCGCCTCGCGCGGGCGGAGGAGGCGGGGCGCGTCGAGCCGGGGAAGGCGGTCGTCGGTCCCGGCGGGAAGGGGGCCGAACTGACGGCGGCGCTGCGGGAATTGATCGCGGCCCGCGTCGTCGGCCGTCCCGCCGTGCGGCGCGCCGACGCGCGGGCCGAGCGGCTCGTCGAGGGGCTCGCCGAGAGGTACCACCGCGATCCGCGCCTGCTCGACGACGCCGTGCTCTTCCGCGCCCGGGAGGCGCTCGCGCGCCCGTTCCTGCGGGACGTCCCGCGGAACGAGCAAGACGCGGAGATCGCCGGGCGGTACCATGGACGACCGGAGTTCGCGCGCCTGATCGCGGACCACATCGCCGGGATGACCGACCGCTACGCACGCGAGGCGTGGGACGCCCTCGTCCCCGCCGGGAGCGACGACTGA
- a CDS encoding serine hydroxymethyltransferase yields the protein MTRALWKTDPDIAALVRNEAVRQHTHLELIASENFVSEAVLEAAGSVCTNKYAEGYPKKRYYGGCENVDAIEQLARDRAKQLFGAERANVQPHSGSQANQGVYFTVLQPGDTVLGLDLAHGGHLTHGHPLNISGKLYKFIPYGVRREDERIDYEEMERLAKEHRPKLIVSGASAYSRFWDWDRIKRIADEVGAVTMADIAHPAGLIAAGLHPSPVPQFDFVTTTTHKTLRGPRGGMILCKDKWFKELQTVVFPGLQGGPLEHIIAAKAVAFHEAMQPSFKDYARQIMANAKVLAAEMAEQGFRVVTGGTDNHMFLVDVFREGVTGKDAQILLDSVNITTNKNTIPWDPNPPMVASGLRLGTPALTTRGMKEPEMKQVARLIAEALRNRADQATLDKVKKNVLELCDAFPLYAARRAEGPED from the coding sequence ATGACTCGTGCGCTTTGGAAGACCGATCCGGACATCGCCGCGCTGGTGCGCAACGAAGCCGTCCGGCAGCACACCCATCTGGAGTTGATCGCCTCGGAGAACTTCGTCAGCGAGGCCGTGCTCGAAGCGGCCGGCTCCGTCTGCACGAACAAGTACGCCGAGGGGTACCCGAAGAAGCGCTACTACGGCGGCTGCGAGAACGTGGACGCCATCGAGCAGCTCGCCCGCGACCGCGCGAAGCAGCTCTTCGGCGCGGAACGGGCCAACGTGCAGCCGCACAGCGGCTCGCAGGCCAATCAGGGCGTCTACTTCACCGTGCTCCAGCCGGGCGACACCGTCCTCGGCCTCGACCTCGCGCACGGCGGCCACCTGACCCACGGCCACCCGCTCAACATCTCCGGCAAGCTCTACAAGTTCATCCCCTACGGCGTGCGCCGCGAGGACGAGCGGATCGACTACGAAGAGATGGAGCGGCTGGCCAAGGAACACCGGCCGAAGCTGATCGTCTCCGGCGCGTCGGCCTACTCGCGCTTCTGGGACTGGGACCGGATCAAGCGGATCGCGGACGAAGTCGGCGCGGTGACGATGGCCGACATCGCGCACCCCGCCGGGCTGATCGCCGCCGGGCTGCACCCGTCGCCGGTGCCGCAGTTCGACTTCGTCACGACGACGACCCACAAGACGCTGCGCGGGCCGCGCGGCGGGATGATCCTCTGCAAGGACAAGTGGTTCAAGGAACTGCAGACGGTCGTCTTCCCGGGCCTGCAGGGCGGGCCGCTCGAGCACATCATCGCCGCCAAGGCGGTGGCGTTCCACGAGGCGATGCAGCCGTCCTTCAAGGACTACGCCCGGCAGATCATGGCCAACGCCAAGGTCCTGGCGGCCGAGATGGCGGAGCAGGGGTTCCGCGTCGTGACCGGCGGCACCGACAACCACATGTTCCTCGTCGACGTGTTCCGCGAGGGGGTGACGGGGAAGGACGCCCAGATCCTGCTCGACTCGGTGAACATCACGACGAACAAGAACACGATCCCGTGGGATCCGAACCCGCCGATGGTCGCCTCCGGCCTGCGGCTCGGCACCCCGGCGCTGACGACGCGCGGGATGAAGGAGCCGGAGATGAAGCAGGTCGCGCGGCTGATCGCCGAGGCGCTCCGGAACCGCGCCGACCAGGCGACGCTGGACAAGGTGAAGAAGAACGTCCTCGAGCTGTGCGACGCCTTCCCGCTCTACGCGGCGCGCCGCGCCGAGGGGCCGGAGGACTGA